GTTGTCTTTGCACCAGTTCCGATTTGAACTTTGCCTAATCCTGTTGGTGCTGTTGATTGGATTTCAAGACGTTGACGTGTGTAACCTTCAGTATTTTTGTTAGCAATGTTATGAGAAACGGTTTGAAGCCCCGTTTGAGCATTCATCATTGAACGTTGTGCAATGTTCATTACCGATGAAACTTTAGACATCCTGTCTTCCTCTATAACTTACTCCAGAAATCCTTTTCTAGAGTATTCGCTTAAATCTTTCTGATCTAAACTTCTTTACTTACAAATCTACCCGGAGCCACTGGCCCCTCGCTCACTTGTCCTTCACTCTTATAAGTATTCTTGTCTTGTAGAGAGTGTTTTAGGTTTTCAAGTGCGCCTTTGATATTTGTCAAAGCCGATTGAACCAATACTTCGTTCTTCGCGTTGTTCTCTCTTGTTCTCTTAATGAGTAACTCAAGAGTTGCGTGGATTGTTCTTAATTTATCGCCTTGAACCATTTCTAATTTAGCAGCAATTTGAAGAAGCGTGATCGGCTCGTTCCCAGCAATCATTCCCAGAGTCATTGTCATTTCTCTTGCTCTCTTCTCACGAATTCTTTCGAGAGATTTAAGCTTTGTGATCATCGCGTCTTTTGATTTGTTGTTTTCAATGAGTGCATCAAGTTTTGATTCCACAAGTATATTGAACTCGTGACGAACAAGATCAAGAAAGTGTCTATACACCGTGATCTCTTCTTCAAGAACCTGAACTAAATTGTTATAGCACTCTAAAATTTTCATCTAGATTACGGTTCCTCTTGGAATGAACTCGTTAAGCTGTCTTCGATCATTTTGTCGGCAACTTTTTTAGAGTCAACTTTGTATAAACCTTTATCAATTAGCTCTTGGAATTTTTTTACTTTTGCTTCATCCACATCTGGAGATGAAGTTGCAAGTTGCTTAATTTTTTTCATCTCTTGTGCTCTTGGAGATAAATCCACTTTTGCGGACGCATCTCTTTGCTCTTGCGAAGTAACTTCTTTATTTTTTTCCGCTTTCGAATTTTTTCCGACTTCCGAAGTTTGAGCTGTGTTCAAACCTTGAATAGTTTTATCTTGAAGAACTTTATTTACGTCAGCGTTGTTAACCTTTGGATTAACCTTCATGAGACCTCCAAGCAACTGATCTTAGTGACCTTTTGCTATCTTTAAATTGTAGCATATTGAGACAAATT
The Bdellovibrionota bacterium DNA segment above includes these coding regions:
- a CDS encoding flagellar protein FlgN, producing MKILECYNNLVQVLEEEITVYRHFLDLVRHEFNILVESKLDALIENNKSKDAMITKLKSLERIREKRAREMTMTLGMIAGNEPITLLQIAAKLEMVQGDKLRTIHATLELLIKRTRENNAKNEVLVQSALTNIKGALENLKHSLQDKNTYKSEGQVSEGPVAPGRFVSKEV
- the flgM gene encoding flagellar biosynthesis anti-sigma factor FlgM, yielding MKVNPKVNNADVNKVLQDKTIQGLNTAQTSEVGKNSKAEKNKEVTSQEQRDASAKVDLSPRAQEMKKIKQLATSSPDVDEAKVKKFQELIDKGLYKVDSKKVADKMIEDSLTSSFQEEP